In Nocardia sp. NBC_01327, the genomic stretch ACATCTTCCTCGAGATCGCCGACCATCCCGCCCTCATGCTCGCCATGCAGGAGACGCTGTCGGGTGTCGGTGCGCGGCAGGACTTCCGGACCATCGGCACCTCCCGGCGCACCGCCGTCGACCTGGGTGAATTCACCAAGAACCTGGCTCAGGTCGCGGTGCTGGACACCGGGTTCCCGTGGGAATTGCTGCGGGACAGCAGCAGTGACATCGTGCGGCTGCCCCTGCTGGACTTCCCCAATACCCAGACCAATCCCAAGCAGCTGTGGGCCCCGTTCCGCTATCGGGCAGAACTCTCCGCGGCAGTTCAAAGCGGCTCTGCCGCAGCGCAATCCGAGGTGCCGGACGGCACCGTACCGCCGCAGCGACTGGCCGAACGCTGGGTGCGGCTGGAGCGGCGCAAGCTGGTTCCGCCGCGCACCCTGGCCGTCATCGACCACACCGGTCGCTGCGGTGAGCTCGCCGATGCCATCGAAACCTCGGCGGCGCGGCACGGCGCGGCGGTGGTCGGCGCCGACAGCGGCGCGTCCTACGAAACAGCGGTCATCCTGCTGCCCCGCCCCGCCGACGGCGAAATCTCGACTGCGGTCAGGGAATCGGCTGATTTTGTCGGCGATCGCCGGTGGCTGCCCGAACTCGACGGCGTCCGCGACGTCTGGCTGGTGACCATCGGTGGTGAGCGGGTGCTCGACACCGAGGCCCCGGATATCGCACACGCCGCCGCGCAGGCCGGATTCCGCTGCCTCGCCCCGGAATACCCGGGCGTGGGCTTCCGGCATCTGGATCTGGAAGTGGGACAGTCGCTTCCGGAGGCCGCCAAGGCAGTGCTCGGCGCGATCCATACCTCCGGTGAGCCCGAACTGGCCGCCCGCGCGGGCGGCTGGTACGCCAAACGGCTGGTCCTCGACGAGACCCCCGAGGACTGCGCGCTCACCGCCGCGGAGCTGGCCGAGGTCGTGATCATCGGCGGCACCGGCAAACTCGGCCTGGACTGCGCCGCCGATTTCGCCAGGTCCGGAGCCCGGCGCATCACCCTGATCAGCCGCTCCGGCGGTTCCTCGGCCGCCGTGCAGCGGGTGCGCGAGCTGTCCGGACTCGGTGCGGCGATCGAGATCCGTCAGTGCGACGTGACCGACGACAGTGCGGTCCGCGGGCTCGGCGACGCCTTCCGCGATACGCCCGTGAGCCTGGTCGTGCACGCCGCCGTCGACTACGACGCCGCGGCCGCCGAACTCACTCCCGAAACAGTGCACGCCGCAGCCGAATCCAAGGTGATCGCCCTGGACCGCCTGATCCGCGAACTCCCGCTCACGCCGGATGCCCGGGTGGTGCTGTGCTCCTCGCTCTCGGCCACCATCGGCGGGCGCGGGCACGCGGTCTACGCCGCGGTCAATCGCATGCTCGACGCCGCCGCCACCGGATACCGCCGCGACGGCATCGGCGTCACCTCCGTGCAGTGGGGTCTGTGGCGCGCGGTCGGCGCCGATCACACCGAGGCGCTGGCACGGATCAGCGGCACCGGCCTGCTGCCCATGGAACCCGCGGCGGCCATTGCCGCAGGCTTCTCCGCACCGGGCAACAGCATTGTGGTGGCCGCCGAATGGTCCACGCTGCGTGCGATTTTCGCGCTCTTCGGCCAGGATCCGCTCTTCGCCGAACTGCCGGACGAGCCAGTGCGCACGGCGGTCGCGCCGGCGCCCGAGACGCCGGAACCCGAGGCGGCACCGGTGGCTGTGCCGGTGGCCCAGGACATTTCCGGGCACGTCCGCGATGCCCTGCGCTTTGTCATGGGCATGGACGCCACCGAACCCATCGACGGCTCCATGCCGCTGGTGGCGCTCGGCCTGGACTCGCTGCAGGCACTGGATCTGCGCAAGCGCATCGAGGCCGATCTGCAGCGCGATCTGCCCGTCACGGCCATTCTCGGCGGCGCGTCACTGGACGAAGTGGTCTCGCTGCTCGGCTAGCCCGCACCATCCGTAATGCCAAGGGAGCAGGGGGAATTCGAAGAATATGAGGACGGAGAACACGGTGCCGGAACCGGATGACGCAATCGTCGTCGAGTCCGTGGAAAAGTCGTTCGGGACGGTGAAAGCCCTGCGGGGCATTAGTTTCACCGTGCCCGCGGGCACGGTGCTGGGGGTGCTCGGGCCCAATGGCGCGGGGAAGACCACCACGGTCTCGGTGCTGTCCACCCTGGTGCGACCGGATGCCGGGCGCGCGCTGGTGGCCGGATACGACGTGGTCCGCCAGCCCACCGAGGTGCGCGCCTCCATCATGCTGACCGGCCAGTACGCCGCGCTCGACGAGGTGCTGACCGGTCGGGAGAATCTGGTGCTGTTCGGACGGCTGCTCGGGCTGCACCGCAAGCAAGCGAAGGTGCGCGCCGACGAACTCCTCGAACAGTTCGCGCTCACCGAGGCCGCCGACCGCCGGGTCGGGCAGTACTCCGGCGGTATGCGGCGGCGCATCGACATCGCCTGCGGTCTGGTGCGCCCGCCGCGCGTGGTCTTCCTCGACGAGCCGACCACCGGGCTGGACCCGGTCAGCCGGCAGAGCCTGTGGGCGCTGGTGCGCGAACTCAAGCAGCAGGGCGTCACGGTACTGCTCACCACGCAGTACCTGGAGGAGGCGGATGCGCTGAGCGACAACATCATTGTGGTCGACCAGGGCACCGTCATCGCCGAGGGCACCGCCGATCAGCTCAAGGCCCGCTCCGGTTCCAGCTACTGCGAGGTCGTCCCGGTCGACGCCGCCGATGTGCCGCGACTGGTCACCGCACTGGCCGGACTGGGCGAGGTCACCGTTCCCGATTCCGCGGACCGGGTGGCGCTGCCCGCCCCGGACGGCGCGGCCACGCTGACCGAGGCCCTGCACCGCATCACCGGCAGCGGCATCGAATTGATCGATATCGCGCTGCGCCGCCCCTCACTCGACGAGGTCTTCATCGAACTGACCAAGCCTGCCCCGGTGGAGTCCCCGGCATGAATCAGGCTCCGATCATGCGTATTCCAGCCGGGCTGCAGTGGACCGCCCTGAGCGAGCGCGGTATTCGCGCCGCCTTCCGCGAAGGCGATGTGGTGCTGGCCCTGGCCGCGCCGGTGGTCATCTACATCTGCTTCTACATTCCGCTGCGGAAGTCCATGCTGGCGGCCGGAATCGACTTCGCCCAGTATCTGCTGCCGCTGACCGCGGTCTACGCCATGTTCTTCACCGCCATGTTCGCCGGTGACCGCGCCGGGCGGGAGCAGACGGGCGGTATGGCCACCCGACTGCGCTCGCTGCCGGTGCACCCGTGGGTACCGGTGGCGGCCCGCATGTCCGCGAATCTGGTGCGCGGCTGCGCCGCCCTCATCAGTGCGCTGGTCGTGGGCATCGCCTTCGGCTTCCGATTCCACGACACCGCAACGGCATCGGTGTTCGTCTCGGTGGCACTGGCCTTCGGAACCGCGGTGGTGATCGGCGCGGATGCGCTCGGCACCGCCACCCGCAATCCGGAACTCGGCGCCACGGTGCTGTTCGTCCCGCAATTGCTGCTGGTCATGACGTCCACGGGATTCGTTCCCGCCGAAGGCTTCCCGGGCTGGATCCAGGGCTGGGTGCGCAATCAACCGGTCTCCCAGGTGACCGCCGCACTGCGCGGCCTGGCCGACGGCCGGTACCCGCCGGAACTCTGGGTGGCCGCGCTGTGGATCGGCGGACTGCTGATCGTCGGTGCGGTACTGGCGATTCGAGCCGAAGGGCGGCGGGCATGAGCACGGAAACCACGGCGACAGCACCGCTTCCGGCCGGTTCCGGATCCCTGCTGAGCCAATCGCTCATCGAAACCGGACGGCTGCTGCGGCGCTGGACTCGGCAGCAGGAGGTCATGACCAGCACCCTGATGCTGCCGGTCCTGCTGCTGCTCATGTTCGATCTGGTGCTCAAGCGCTCGCTGGGCGCGGCCGCCGGGGTCGATCCGATCTACGGATTCGTGCCCATGATCGCCATTGCCGGAGCCATGTACGGCGCGATGGGCACCGGTCTGTCGCTCTACGGCGAACGGCAGAGCGGCCTGCTGCGCCGCTTCTGGGTGCTGCCCATTCACCGTTCGACGAGCATGCTCGGCCGCCTGCTCGCCGAATGCGTGCGCGCCGCGGTTGTCACCCTCGTCGTCGTGGCCATCGGCATGCTGCTCGGCCTGCGCTTCCAGCAGGGCTGGCCCGGATTCTTCGGCGTGCTGGCGGTGCCGGTCATCGTCATCGCCGGTTTCACCCCGGCGGTGATCCTGGTCGGCGTCAGCCGAATCGGTGACAAGGTCGTGCAACTCGCCGCGATCGTGGTGCTCATCGCCATGTTCTTCAATTCGGGCTTCGTGCCGCTGGACAACTACCCGGACGTCATTCAGCCGATCGTCCGCGCCCAGCCCATGAGCTGCGCCATCGAGGCCATGCGCGGTTTCGTGCTGGGCGGCCCGATCGCGACGCCGCTGCTGCAGACCGTCGCCTGGTCGGCCGGTCTGGCCGCCGTATTCGGCGTCCTCGCCGTCCGCGGCTACCGCGCCGCCGCCGAGAGCTGACAGCACCGGCGGGCTCTGTCCGAGCCCGCCGGTGCTGTGTCTCGATACTGCTGTGTCAGTGCGTGATCAGCTGCCAATCATCGGGCAGATTCGAGGTCGTGACCCGATCTCCCTCCACCACCAGATCGATCATCGCGCCCCCCAGCCGCAGATCGGTGAGTTCGACCCGGCCCCAGCGCGCGGGCAGATGCGGCAGCACCGTGAGCGAGCGGCGCGGCACATCCGGATCCAGCCCGAGGAACGACCGGACCAGCAGCAGCGGCGCCGCGCTGGCCCAGGCCTGCGGGGAGCAGGAGGTCGGGTAGGGGACCGGCGCCGCGAACTTGGATCGCGGGAAACCGCAGAACAATTCGGGCAGTCGGCCACCGAAGGCCCCGGCCGCGTCGAGCAGGCCCTCGGCCAGACGGGTGGCCAGGTCGACGGCCCCGGGAATATGGCGATAGC encodes the following:
- a CDS encoding ABC transporter permease: MSTETTATAPLPAGSGSLLSQSLIETGRLLRRWTRQQEVMTSTLMLPVLLLLMFDLVLKRSLGAAAGVDPIYGFVPMIAIAGAMYGAMGTGLSLYGERQSGLLRRFWVLPIHRSTSMLGRLLAECVRAAVVTLVVVAIGMLLGLRFQQGWPGFFGVLAVPVIVIAGFTPAVILVGVSRIGDKVVQLAAIVVLIAMFFNSGFVPLDNYPDVIQPIVRAQPMSCAIEAMRGFVLGGPIATPLLQTVAWSAGLAAVFGVLAVRGYRAAAES
- a CDS encoding ABC transporter permease encodes the protein MRIPAGLQWTALSERGIRAAFREGDVVLALAAPVVIYICFYIPLRKSMLAAGIDFAQYLLPLTAVYAMFFTAMFAGDRAGREQTGGMATRLRSLPVHPWVPVAARMSANLVRGCAALISALVVGIAFGFRFHDTATASVFVSVALAFGTAVVIGADALGTATRNPELGATVLFVPQLLLVMTSTGFVPAEGFPGWIQGWVRNQPVSQVTAALRGLADGRYPPELWVAALWIGGLLIVGAVLAIRAEGRRA
- the nbtC gene encoding nocobactin polyketide synthase NbtC; its protein translation is MPDYRLPDGSTPIPLSSDAADSLRREAAALAAYLEERPDVTPDAVADMLFRTRAPRRHRALIMVTGRDQLLDALYAVAEGRPHQAVVAGDRAATARRIGYVFPGQGSQRPGMGLLYYRHSPVFRTAVDDCDAKFQELHGISPLAYLLDETGQFGDEVEVVQPALFMQMLGLAAMWRAAGVEPAVTVGHSQGEIAAAVVSGIISLADGIRVVTLRANLVGSLERDNDWAGQWAMAVLGVDRDECEALLARNSGWAELAVVNSAHVLAISGERGAVSELVEALTAQGKFAKEIRVAYPAHTSFVSKFRGDLEGTLQDTLDSPVFAPTEIDCLGATLGTAVTPDLPVSEYWYWNLRNRVRFDLAVAEAAARDIDIFLEIADHPALMLAMQETLSGVGARQDFRTIGTSRRTAVDLGEFTKNLAQVAVLDTGFPWELLRDSSSDIVRLPLLDFPNTQTNPKQLWAPFRYRAELSAAVQSGSAAAQSEVPDGTVPPQRLAERWVRLERRKLVPPRTLAVIDHTGRCGELADAIETSAARHGAAVVGADSGASYETAVILLPRPADGEISTAVRESADFVGDRRWLPELDGVRDVWLVTIGGERVLDTEAPDIAHAAAQAGFRCLAPEYPGVGFRHLDLEVGQSLPEAAKAVLGAIHTSGEPELAARAGGWYAKRLVLDETPEDCALTAAELAEVVIIGGTGKLGLDCAADFARSGARRITLISRSGGSSAAVQRVRELSGLGAAIEIRQCDVTDDSAVRGLGDAFRDTPVSLVVHAAVDYDAAAAELTPETVHAAAESKVIALDRLIRELPLTPDARVVLCSSLSATIGGRGHAVYAAVNRMLDAAATGYRRDGIGVTSVQWGLWRAVGADHTEALARISGTGLLPMEPAAAIAAGFSAPGNSIVVAAEWSTLRAIFALFGQDPLFAELPDEPVRTAVAPAPETPEPEAAPVAVPVAQDISGHVRDALRFVMGMDATEPIDGSMPLVALGLDSLQALDLRKRIEADLQRDLPVTAILGGASLDEVVSLLG
- a CDS encoding ATP-binding cassette domain-containing protein, whose product is MPEPDDAIVVESVEKSFGTVKALRGISFTVPAGTVLGVLGPNGAGKTTTVSVLSTLVRPDAGRALVAGYDVVRQPTEVRASIMLTGQYAALDEVLTGRENLVLFGRLLGLHRKQAKVRADELLEQFALTEAADRRVGQYSGGMRRRIDIACGLVRPPRVVFLDEPTTGLDPVSRQSLWALVRELKQQGVTVLLTTQYLEEADALSDNIIVVDQGTVIAEGTADQLKARSGSSYCEVVPVDAADVPRLVTALAGLGEVTVPDSADRVALPAPDGAATLTEALHRITGSGIELIDIALRRPSLDEVFIELTKPAPVESPA